A genomic stretch from Streptococcus oralis includes:
- a CDS encoding RelA/SpoT family protein, whose protein sequence is MPKEVNLTGDEVVALTREYLTKEDVAFVQKALIYAVDCHSGQFRKSGEPYIIHPIQVAGILAKLKLDAVTVACGFLHDVVEDTEATLDDLEREFGHDVRIIVDGVTKLGKVEYKSIEEQLAENHRKMLMAMSEDIRVILVKLSDRLHNMRTLNHLRKDKQERISRETMEIYAPLAHRLGISSVKWELEDLSFRYLNPTEFYKITHMMKEKRREREALVDEVVTKLEEYTSERNLKGKIYGRPKHIYSIYRKMQDKKKRFEEIYDLIAIRCILDTHSDVYAMLGYVHELWKPMPGRFKDYIANRKANGYQSIHTTVYGPKGPIEFQIRTKEMHEVAEYGVAAHWAYKKGIKGQVNSKESAIGMNWIKEMIELQDQADDAKEFVESVKEEYLAEEIYVFTPDGAVRSLPKDSGPIDFAYEIHTKVGEKATGAKVNGRMVPLTTKLKTGDQVEIVTNPNSFGPSRDWLNMVKTSKARNKIRQFFKNQDKELSVNKGRELLINQLQENGYVANKYMDKRHMDQVLQKTSYKTEDSLFAAIGFGEISAITVFNRLTEKERREEERAKARAEADELVKGGEVKVENKEKLKVKHEGGVVIEGASGLLVRIAKCCNPVPGDDIVGYITKGRGVAIHRVDCMNLRAQENYEQRLLDVEWEDQFSSKEYIAHIDIYGLNRTGLLNDVLQVLSNTAKNISTVNAQPTKDMKFANIHVSFGISNLSTLTTVVDKIKSVPEVYSVKRTNG, encoded by the coding sequence ATGCCGAAAGAAGTGAATTTGACGGGCGATGAGGTTGTCGCTTTAACGAGAGAATATTTAACAAAGGAAGACGTTGCTTTTGTACAAAAAGCATTGATTTACGCAGTTGATTGTCATAGTGGGCAGTTTCGCAAATCAGGTGAGCCCTATATTATCCATCCCATTCAGGTAGCAGGAATTCTAGCTAAGCTCAAGCTGGATGCCGTAACAGTTGCCTGTGGTTTTTTGCATGACGTGGTTGAGGACACAGAGGCGACACTGGATGACTTGGAGCGGGAGTTTGGCCATGATGTTCGGATTATCGTTGATGGAGTGACTAAGCTTGGTAAGGTTGAGTACAAATCGATTGAAGAGCAATTAGCGGAAAATCACCGCAAGATGCTCATGGCCATGTCTGAGGATATCCGTGTTATCTTGGTCAAACTTTCTGACCGCTTGCATAACATGAGAACGCTCAACCACCTACGAAAGGACAAGCAGGAACGCATTTCCAGAGAAACCATGGAAATCTATGCTCCACTTGCTCATCGTCTGGGGATTTCCAGTGTCAAGTGGGAGTTGGAAGACCTATCCTTCCGTTACCTCAATCCGACCGAGTTTTACAAGATCACTCACATGATGAAGGAAAAACGCAGAGAGCGTGAGGCTTTGGTCGATGAAGTAGTAACCAAGTTAGAGGAATACACTTCTGAACGCAATCTAAAAGGGAAAATCTATGGCCGTCCCAAGCATATCTACTCTATCTATCGCAAGATGCAGGATAAGAAGAAACGCTTTGAGGAGATTTATGACCTGATTGCCATTCGCTGTATCTTAGACACTCATAGTGATGTCTATGCCATGCTTGGCTATGTTCATGAGCTGTGGAAACCCATGCCAGGGCGTTTTAAAGATTATATCGCCAACCGTAAGGCCAATGGTTACCAGTCTATCCATACGACTGTCTATGGGCCAAAAGGGCCGATTGAATTCCAGATTCGTACCAAGGAAATGCACGAGGTTGCTGAGTACGGGGTTGCGGCTCACTGGGCTTATAAAAAAGGAATCAAGGGGCAGGTCAACAGCAAAGAATCAGCTATCGGGATGAACTGGATCAAGGAAATGATTGAGTTGCAAGACCAGGCTGATGATGCCAAGGAATTTGTCGAGTCTGTTAAGGAAGAGTATCTGGCGGAGGAGATTTACGTCTTTACCCCAGATGGTGCAGTTCGTTCACTTCCGAAAGATTCAGGCCCGATCGACTTTGCCTATGAAATCCATACCAAAGTCGGTGAAAAAGCAACTGGTGCTAAGGTCAATGGTCGTATGGTTCCTCTGACAACCAAGCTCAAAACTGGAGATCAGGTCGAAATTGTAACCAACCCCAACTCTTTTGGACCGAGTCGTGACTGGCTCAACATGGTTAAGACCAGCAAGGCACGCAACAAGATTCGTCAATTCTTTAAAAACCAAGACAAGGAATTGTCTGTTAATAAGGGACGCGAACTGCTGATTAATCAACTCCAAGAGAATGGCTATGTGGCTAATAAGTATATGGACAAGCGGCACATGGACCAAGTCCTTCAAAAGACCAGCTACAAGACAGAAGACTCCCTCTTTGCTGCTATCGGTTTTGGAGAAATCAGTGCTATTACTGTCTTTAACCGTCTGACTGAAAAGGAACGCCGTGAGGAGGAACGTGCCAAAGCTAGGGCAGAGGCTGATGAGTTAGTTAAGGGTGGCGAGGTTAAGGTTGAGAATAAGGAGAAGCTCAAGGTCAAGCATGAGGGCGGTGTGGTAATCGAAGGCGCCTCAGGTCTCCTAGTACGGATTGCTAAGTGTTGTAATCCAGTGCCAGGTGATGACATTGTTGGCTATATTACCAAGGGTCGTGGTGTGGCTATTCACCGTGTGGACTGTATGAATCTCCGTGCCCAAGAAAACTATGAGCAACGTCTCCTTGATGTGGAATGGGAAGATCAATTCTCAAGCAAGGAATATATTGCCCACATCGATATCTACGGCCTCAACCGTACAGGTCTCTTAAATGATGTTCTGCAAGTTCTTTCCAACACAGCTAAGAATATCTCAACCGTTAACGCCCAACCAACCAAGGATATGAAATTTGCTAATATCCATGTGTCCTTTGGAATCTCAAATCTCTCAACTCTAACGACAGTAGTTGATAAGATTAAAAGTGTGCCAGAAGTCTACTCTGTCAAACGGACCAACGGCTAA
- the dtd gene encoding D-aminoacyl-tRNA deacylase, with the protein MKIVVQRVKKAQVSIEGQVQGKINQGLLLLVGVGPGDQEEDLDYAVRKLVNMRIFSDVEGKMNLSVKDIEGAILSISQFTLFADTKKGNRPAFTGAAKPDMAADFYDAFNQKLAQEVPVQTGIFGADMQVELINDGPVTIILDTKNR; encoded by the coding sequence ATGAAAATCGTCGTTCAACGAGTCAAGAAAGCTCAAGTGAGTATTGAAGGTCAGGTTCAGGGAAAAATCAATCAAGGGCTTTTATTGCTGGTCGGTGTAGGCCCAGGGGACCAAGAGGAGGATCTGGATTACGCAGTCCGAAAGCTTGTCAATATGCGGATTTTTTCAGATGTAGAAGGCAAGATGAACCTGTCTGTTAAGGATATTGAGGGCGCAATTCTTTCTATTTCTCAGTTTACCCTCTTTGCAGATACTAAGAAGGGGAATCGTCCAGCCTTTACAGGTGCAGCCAAGCCGGATATGGCAGCTGACTTCTATGACGCTTTCAATCAAAAACTAGCGCAAGAAGTGCCCGTTCAGACAGGCATCTTTGGAGCAGATATGCAGGTTGAGCTGATCAATGACGGACCAGTCACCATTATACTTGATACTAAAAATAGATAA
- a CDS encoding metal-dependent transcriptional regulator — protein sequence MTPNKEDYLKCIYEIGTEMQKITNKEIAARMQVSPPAVTEMIKRMKSENLILKDKENGYLLTDIGLKLVSELYRKHRLIEVFLVHHLDYTSDQIHEEAEVLEHTVSDLFVERLDKLLGFPQTCPHGGTIPVKGELLVEINNLPLADTKEAGTYLLTRVHDSFDLLKYLEKHEIHIGDQLQVKQFDNFSNTFTLVNKGEDLQVSIDIAKQLYVEKIN from the coding sequence ATGACGCCAAATAAAGAAGACTACCTAAAATGTATTTATGAAATCGGTACGGAAATGCAAAAAATCACCAATAAAGAAATTGCTGCCCGTATGCAGGTCTCTCCACCTGCCGTAACAGAGATGATCAAACGCATGAAAAGTGAAAATCTCATTCTCAAGGACAAGGAGAACGGCTATCTATTGACAGATATTGGCCTCAAACTGGTCTCTGAGCTTTATCGTAAACACCGTTTGATTGAAGTCTTTCTAGTCCACCATCTCGACTATACTAGCGATCAAATCCACGAAGAAGCTGAGGTCCTAGAGCACACTGTCTCTGACCTCTTTGTGGAGAGATTGGATAAACTGCTTGGCTTCCCTCAAACCTGTCCCCACGGTGGAACTATTCCTGTTAAAGGAGAACTCTTGGTTGAGATCAACAACCTACCTCTAGCAGATACCAAAGAGGCTGGAACCTATCTCCTGACTCGGGTTCATGATAGCTTTGATCTACTCAAATATCTAGAAAAGCATGAAATTCATATCGGTGACCAACTCCAAGTCAAACAGTTTGATAATTTTTCCAATACTTTTACACTGGTCAACAAAGGTGAAGACCTCCAAGTTAGCATCGATATCGCCAAACAACTCTATGTCGAAAAAATCAACTAA
- the tpx gene encoding thiol peroxidase, which produces MTTFLGNPVTFTGKQLQVGDKALDFSLTTTDLSKKTLADFDGKKKVLSVVPSIDTGICSTQTRRFNQELANFDNTVVLTVSMDLPFAQGRWCGAEGLDNAIMLSDYFDHSFGRDYALLINEWHLLARAVFVLDADNIIRYVEYVDNINTEPDFEAAIAAVKELD; this is translated from the coding sequence ATGACCACTTTTCTCGGAAATCCTGTAACCTTTACAGGTAAACAACTGCAAGTCGGAGACAAGGCACTTGACTTTTCTCTCACGACAACCGATCTCTCTAAAAAAACGCTAGCTGACTTTGATGGAAAGAAAAAAGTCTTGAGTGTTGTCCCTTCTATCGATACTGGTATCTGCTCAACACAAACACGTCGATTCAACCAGGAACTAGCTAACTTCGACAACACCGTCGTTCTTACCGTTTCTATGGATCTACCATTTGCCCAAGGACGCTGGTGTGGGGCTGAGGGTCTTGACAATGCCATCATGCTTTCAGACTACTTTGATCATTCTTTTGGACGTGATTATGCCCTCTTGATCAACGAATGGCATCTCCTTGCACGTGCCGTCTTTGTTCTCGATGCTGACAATATCATCCGTTATGTGGAATACGTTGACAACATTAACACGGAACCAGACTTTGAAGCTGCTATTGCTGCAGTGAAAGAACTGGACTAA
- a CDS encoding metal ABC transporter substrate-binding protein, with the protein MKKLGTLLVLFLSIIGLAACASGKKDTASTNQKLKVVATNSIIADITKNIAGDKIDLHSIVPVGQDPHEYEPLPEDVKKTSQADLIFYNGINLETGGNAWFTKLVENAKKTENKDYYAVSDGVDIIYLEGQNEKGKEDPHAWLNLENGMIYAKNIAKQLIAKDPSNKEFYEKNLKDYTEKLDKLDKEAKEKFNNIPAEKKLIVTSEGCFKYFSKAYGVPSAYIWEINTEEEGTPEQIKTLVEKLRQTKVPSLFVESSVDDRPMKTVSQDTNIPIYAQIFTDSIAEEGKEGDSYYSMMKYNLDKIAEGLSK; encoded by the coding sequence ATGAAAAAATTAGGTACATTGCTCGTTCTTTTTCTTTCTATCATTGGATTAGCTGCCTGTGCTAGCGGGAAAAAAGACACAGCATCTACAAACCAAAAACTAAAAGTTGTAGCCACTAACTCTATCATCGCTGATATTACTAAGAATATCGCTGGTGACAAGATTGATCTTCATAGTATCGTTCCTGTTGGTCAAGACCCACACGAGTACGAACCACTTCCTGAAGACGTAAAGAAAACTTCTCAAGCTGATTTGATTTTCTATAACGGTATCAACCTTGAAACAGGTGGCAATGCTTGGTTTACCAAATTGGTCGAAAATGCCAAGAAAACTGAAAACAAAGACTACTATGCAGTTAGTGACGGCGTAGACATCATCTACCTTGAAGGTCAAAACGAAAAAGGCAAAGAAGACCCACACGCTTGGCTCAACCTTGAAAATGGGATGATTTATGCCAAAAATATCGCTAAACAGCTCATCGCTAAGGATCCTAGCAACAAGGAATTCTACGAAAAAAATCTCAAAGACTATACTGAAAAACTAGACAAACTGGACAAGGAAGCCAAAGAGAAATTTAACAATATCCCTGCTGAGAAGAAACTCATCGTAACCAGCGAAGGATGCTTCAAATACTTCTCTAAAGCCTACGGTGTCCCAAGTGCCTACATCTGGGAAATCAACACGGAAGAAGAAGGTACTCCTGAACAAATCAAGACCTTGGTTGAAAAGCTTCGCCAAACAAAAGTTCCATCACTCTTTGTTGAATCAAGTGTCGATGACCGTCCAATGAAGACTGTTTCACAAGACACAAATATTCCAATTTACGCACAAATCTTTACTGACTCAATTGCTGAAGAAGGTAAAGAAGGTGACAGCTACTACAGCATGATGAAATACAACCTTGACAAAATTGCTGAAGGCTTGTCAAAATAG
- a CDS encoding metal ABC transporter permease yields the protein MIAEFINGLQNFHFLQNALITAIVIGVVAGAVGCFIILRGMSLMGDAISHAVLPGVALSFILGIDFFIGAIIFGLMASIIITYIKGNSIIKSDTAIGITFSSFLALGVILISVAKSSTDLFHILFGNILAVQDTDMWITIGVGALILLIIGIFFKQLLITSFDELLAKAMGMPVNFYHYLLMVLLTLVSVTAMQSVGTILIVAMLITPAATAYLYANSLKSMIFLSSTLGATASVLGLFIGYSFNLAAGSSIVLTSASFFLISFFISPKQRYLKLKNKKIIK from the coding sequence ATGATAGCAGAATTTATCAATGGATTGCAAAATTTCCATTTCCTACAAAACGCCTTGATAACAGCTATAGTCATCGGAGTCGTTGCTGGAGCCGTGGGATGTTTTATCATCCTACGCGGAATGTCTCTCATGGGAGATGCCATCTCTCACGCAGTTTTGCCCGGCGTAGCCCTTTCCTTTATCTTGGGAATTGATTTCTTTATCGGAGCAATCATCTTTGGCTTGATGGCTTCCATCATCATTACCTACATCAAGGGAAACTCGATCATCAAGAGTGACACTGCCATTGGTATTACCTTTTCATCTTTCTTAGCCTTAGGTGTCATCTTGATTAGTGTTGCCAAGAGTTCGACAGACCTCTTTCATATCCTTTTTGGGAATATCCTCGCTGTCCAAGATACGGATATGTGGATCACCATCGGTGTGGGGGCATTGATTCTCTTGATTATCGGGATTTTCTTTAAACAACTATTGATTACATCCTTTGACGAGCTTTTGGCTAAAGCCATGGGAATGCCCGTCAATTTCTACCACTATCTGCTCATGGTGCTCTTGACCCTTGTGTCAGTCACTGCCATGCAAAGTGTTGGAACTATTCTTATCGTGGCCATGTTGATCACCCCAGCTGCGACGGCTTACCTTTATGCTAATAGCCTAAAGAGCATGATTTTTCTTTCATCAACCCTAGGGGCAACCGCTTCTGTCTTGGGACTCTTTATCGGCTATAGTTTCAATCTCGCAGCGGGATCCAGCATCGTGCTCACATCCGCCAGCTTCTTTCTAATCAGTTTCTTTATCTCTCCTAAGCAACGATACTTGAAACTGAAAAACAAAAAAATCATTAAATAA